The window CCGCCGAAGATCAGGATGCCGCCGGCGACCACGATGCCGATGATCGACAGCGCGAAGGCCACCGGGCCGGTGACGGAGTTGCGGAGGTTGGTCAGCCAGCTCTCATACGGCAGAGAGCCGCCGGTGCCCTCGGAGGCGAATGCGTGCTGGGGGGCCAGCAGGAAGAACGCCAGGAGGGCGAAGAGGCCCATGTAGAACAGGGCGTTGCGGTTGAGGCGGAATGCCGGGAAGGTTGCTTGCATTGGTCGTAACTCCTAGTCAGAGGGTTTTGGTGATGTACTGGCCGTTGGCGAACCCGGAAACCTCCAAGATTTCCTGGATGCGCCGCGAGCCTTCGACGCGGGCGATATGAACAACCACGTGAACCGCCTCGCCGATAAGCGGTTCAATGGGTTTCGGGGAATCGGGGTGCATGCTGATGAGCATGGCGAGCCGATCCAATCCAGCTTTGGCGTTGTTTGCGTGCAGGGTTGCAGCACCTCCTTCGTGCCCGGTGTTCCAGGCCATCAACAGATCAAGGGCTTCGGGGCCGCGCACCTCGCCGACCAGGATTCGGTCGGGGCGCATGCGGAGGGTGGTTTTCAGCAGCGCCGTCATGTTCACGTCGATGCTGGTGTGGTACTGGACGTAGTTCTCGGCGGCGCACTGGATTTCGCCGGTGTCCTCGATGATGAAAACCCGCTCGGTCGGGTCTTGAATCACCATCTCGTTGATGATCGCGTTCACCAGCGTGGTCTTGCCCGAGCCGGTGCCGCCGATCACAAGGATGTTCCGGTGCGCGCGCACCGCTGCAATCAATGCCTCGCGCTGCGGCGCGGTCATGATTCCGCGTTCGACGTACTGATCGAGCGTGAAGATGGCGACGGCCTTCTTCCGAATGGCGAAGGTGGGTGCGGGCACAACCGGCGGGAGCTGGCCGGCGAAGCGACTGCCATCAAGGGGCAGCTCGCCTTCCAGGATCGGCTTGGAGCGCGTGACTTCCTTGCCGTGGTAGCCCGCGATGGTTTCGATGATGGCTTGCGCCTGCGCGACGCGCAGCGTGCCGATGCACTTCATCGGCTCGCCCAGGCGTTCGAGCCAGAGCTTGCCGTCCGCGTTGAGCATGATTTCAACGGTCTTGGGATCGTT is drawn from Burkholderia ambifaria AMMD and contains these coding sequences:
- the trbC gene encoding conjugal transfer system pilin TrbC; its protein translation is MQATFPAFRLNRNALFYMGLFALLAFFLLAPQHAFASEGTGGSLPYESWLTNLRNSVTGPVAFALSIIGIVVAGGILIFGGELNGFFRTLIFIVLVMALLVGAQNMMSTFFGRGAEIAALTDGALHQVKVAALDVAGFPGEAVMRWAERGHIAG
- the trbB gene encoding P-type conjugative transfer ATPase TrbB → MTDQKPEHNSIKERAKKKLERDMGPELLAALNDPKTVEIMLNADGKLWLERLGEPMKCIGTLRVAQAQAIIETIAGYHGKEVTRSKPILEGELPLDGSRFAGQLPPVVPAPTFAIRKKAVAIFTLDQYVERGIMTAPQREALIAAVRAHRNILVIGGTGSGKTTLVNAIINEMVIQDPTERVFIIEDTGEIQCAAENYVQYHTSIDVNMTALLKTTLRMRPDRILVGEVRGPEALDLLMAWNTGHEGGAATLHANNAKAGLDRLAMLISMHPDSPKPIEPLIGEAVHVVVHIARVEGSRRIQEILEVSGFANGQYITKTL